Proteins from a single region of Argiope bruennichi chromosome 6, qqArgBrue1.1, whole genome shotgun sequence:
- the LOC129972081 gene encoding uncharacterized protein LOC129972081, producing the protein MHHIHFLKIQPSAGSYGTTLVSGRKLLIKPIPKAILPNVLTDSIPSKQFDIDTLELDSFNLADVSFNEPGDVDILLGAQIFYELLRSGQIRFPGTDIVFQNTVFGFVATGSVSIENETTVHCGLVMEDLDANLRKFWEIEDVEGDKLQIDESLICEDHFMKTHFRNDDGSYVVKIAQI; encoded by the exons ATGCACCACATTCACTTCCTGAAGATCCAACCTTCTGCTGGATCATACGGAACGACTCTAGTATCAGGTAGAAAGCTACTTATAAAGCCTATTCCT AAAGCTATTTTGCCTAATGTTTTAACAGATAGTATCCCCTCCAAACAATTTGACATTGATACGCTAGAATTAGATAGTTTCAATTTAGCGGATGTGAGTTTCAATGAACCTGGAGATGTGGATATTTTATTAGGTGCCCAAATATTCTATGAACTTTTAAGATCGGGTCAAATTAGGTTTCCGGGAACagacattgtttttcaaaatactgtgttTGGCTTTGTTGCTACCGGAAGTGTTTCAATAGAAAACGAAACTACTGTTCATTGTGGGTTGGTAATGGAAGATTTGGatgcaaatttaaggaaattttgggaaattgaaGATGTTGAGGGGGATAAATTACAAATTGATGAGAGTTTAATATGTGAAGATCATTtcatgaaaacacatttcagaaatgacGATGGAAGCTATGTTGTTAAAATTGCACAGATCTAA